In a single window of the Cupriavidus sp. P-10 genome:
- a CDS encoding TRAP transporter small permease subunit: MPTAPLPKRWLDRLLDLFAALGALCILAVCVIMILMSLSRETAVIFKGGDDIVAWLCAASAFLVLGQTFQHGGIVRVEMLLEAVGPRRRWVLEVASLTICLAFAAYAAWALGTFAWQSWDIGDVSQGQIVIPLWIPQSFAVLGIIGFLLAVADEWLRVLRRQKPRYQLAQEAKLAAGDFGETV, from the coding sequence ATGCCGACTGCCCCACTCCCCAAGCGCTGGCTCGACCGCCTGCTCGACCTGTTCGCCGCGCTCGGCGCGCTCTGCATCCTCGCCGTCTGCGTGATCATGATCCTGATGTCGCTGTCGCGCGAGACCGCGGTGATCTTCAAGGGCGGCGACGATATCGTCGCCTGGCTGTGCGCGGCCTCCGCCTTCCTCGTCCTCGGCCAGACCTTCCAGCACGGCGGCATCGTGCGCGTGGAAATGCTGCTCGAAGCTGTCGGGCCGCGGCGGCGCTGGGTTCTGGAGGTGGCATCGCTGACCATCTGCCTGGCCTTTGCCGCCTACGCGGCCTGGGCGCTTGGCACCTTCGCCTGGCAAAGCTGGGACATCGGCGATGTCTCGCAGGGCCAGATCGTGATCCCGCTGTGGATTCCGCAGAGCTTCGCGGTGCTGGGCATCATCGGCTTCCTGCTGGCGGTCGCTGACGAATGGCTGCGCGTGCTGCGCCGGCAGAAGCCCCGCTACCAGCTCGCGCAGGAAGCCAAGCTTGCCGCCGGCGATTTCGGGGAGACGGTCTGA
- a CDS encoding TRAP transporter large permease, producing MSTVLVALVLLLVMIVFLAIGAWIPVAIAVTSWIGLVVFSDREALVSLANAWWSSSASYTLASLPLFVWMGEILFRTKLSEQMFNGLSPWLNWLPGRLMHVNILGCGIFGSVSGSSAATCATIAKSALPELTRRGYDESTTLGSLSCAGTLGILIPPSITMVVYAVSADVSIIRVFLAGFIPGLLLMLLFSGYIVVWALANPDKTPAPDRFDWHARLASIRQLLPCIVLIAFITWVMVTGYATATEAAAYGVVASLGLAWAGGSLTRAAFWESLMSATRLTAMIMFVLGATSFLSVTMSFTGIPRALAEWVAALHLSPWALIAVLTVIYIVLGTALDGISMIALTTATVLPMVQAAGFDLVWFGIFIVLLVEIAEVTPPVGFNLFVLQSMTGKDSNYIARVSLPFFMMMVVAIAIITIWPQVVTWLPDMVMQQEVK from the coding sequence ATGAGCACAGTCCTGGTTGCATTGGTCCTGCTGCTGGTGATGATCGTCTTCCTGGCGATCGGCGCGTGGATTCCGGTGGCGATCGCGGTCACGTCGTGGATCGGGCTGGTGGTGTTCTCCGACCGCGAGGCGCTGGTGAGCCTGGCCAACGCGTGGTGGTCGTCGAGCGCGTCATACACGCTGGCCTCGCTGCCGCTCTTTGTCTGGATGGGCGAGATCCTGTTCCGCACCAAGCTGTCGGAGCAGATGTTCAACGGGCTCTCGCCGTGGCTGAACTGGCTGCCGGGCCGGCTGATGCACGTCAACATCCTGGGCTGCGGCATCTTCGGCTCGGTATCGGGGTCGTCGGCGGCGACCTGCGCCACCATCGCCAAGTCCGCATTGCCTGAACTGACGCGGCGCGGCTACGACGAGAGCACCACGCTCGGCTCGCTGTCGTGCGCGGGCACGCTGGGCATCCTGATCCCGCCGTCGATCACGATGGTGGTGTATGCGGTGTCGGCGGACGTGTCGATCATCCGCGTGTTCCTGGCCGGCTTTATCCCCGGGCTGCTGTTGATGCTGCTGTTCTCCGGGTACATCGTGGTCTGGGCGCTGGCCAATCCGGACAAGACCCCGGCGCCGGACCGCTTCGACTGGCATGCGCGGCTGGCGTCGATCCGGCAACTGCTGCCGTGCATCGTGCTGATTGCCTTTATCACCTGGGTCATGGTCACCGGCTATGCCACCGCGACCGAAGCGGCGGCCTACGGCGTGGTGGCGTCGCTGGGGCTGGCGTGGGCGGGCGGCTCGCTCACGCGCGCGGCGTTCTGGGAGAGCCTGATGTCGGCGACGCGCCTGACCGCGATGATCATGTTCGTGCTCGGCGCCACCTCGTTCCTGTCGGTGACAATGAGCTTTACCGGCATTCCGCGCGCGCTGGCCGAGTGGGTAGCCGCGCTGCACCTGTCGCCATGGGCATTGATCGCGGTGCTGACGGTGATCTACATCGTGCTTGGCACCGCGCTGGATGGCATCTCGATGATCGCGCTGACCACCGCCACGGTGCTGCCGATGGTGCAGGCAGCGGGCTTCGACCTGGTCTGGTTCGGCATCTTCATCGTGCTGCTGGTGGAGATCGCCGAGGTGACGCCGCCGGTCGGGTTTAACCTGTTCGTGCTGCAGAGCATGACCGGCAAGGACAGCAACTATATCGCCAGGGTTTCGCTGCCGTTCTTCATGATGATGGTGGTCGCCATCGCCATCATCACGATCTGGCCGCAAGTGGTGACGTGGCTGCCCGACATGGTCATGCAGCAGGAGGTCAAATAG
- a CDS encoding TRAP transporter substrate-binding protein, with product MRVKAIVAAGLALAAMTVQADTKWDLPTGYPAGNLHTENLQQMANDVDKATGGKLKIVLHPNGSLLKANEIKRGVQTGQVQMGEILMSLLANENPVFGIDAVPFLATSYTDAYKLWQASRPVTEKVLDKQGMKLLYAVAWPPQGIYANKPINSAGDMKGLKWRAYNPATSRIAELVSAQPVTIQAADLAQALATGTVNSFMSSGATGVDTKVWESVKYFYTVDAWLPKNMLVVSKKAFAALDKPTQDALLKAVADAEKRGWQVSEQKTKEYLATLSKNGMTVQPPSPQLKADMQKVGQTMVDDWAKTAGDDGKAILNAYRK from the coding sequence ATGCGAGTCAAGGCAATCGTTGCGGCCGGCCTGGCGCTGGCCGCCATGACGGTACAGGCGGATACCAAGTGGGATTTGCCCACCGGCTACCCGGCGGGCAACCTGCATACGGAAAACCTGCAGCAGATGGCCAACGACGTTGACAAGGCGACCGGCGGCAAGCTCAAGATCGTGCTGCATCCCAACGGCTCGCTGCTCAAGGCCAACGAGATCAAGCGCGGCGTGCAGACCGGCCAGGTGCAGATGGGCGAGATCCTGATGTCGCTGCTGGCCAACGAAAATCCCGTGTTCGGCATCGATGCGGTGCCGTTCCTGGCCACCAGCTACACCGATGCCTACAAGCTGTGGCAGGCATCGCGCCCGGTCACAGAGAAGGTGCTCGACAAGCAGGGCATGAAGCTGCTCTATGCGGTGGCATGGCCGCCCCAGGGCATCTACGCCAACAAGCCGATCAACTCGGCCGGCGACATGAAGGGGCTGAAGTGGCGGGCCTACAACCCGGCCACTTCGCGCATCGCCGAACTGGTCAGCGCCCAGCCGGTGACGATCCAGGCAGCGGACCTGGCGCAGGCATTGGCCACTGGCACGGTCAACTCGTTCATGTCGTCGGGCGCCACCGGGGTCGACACCAAGGTGTGGGAAAGCGTGAAGTACTTCTACACCGTGGACGCGTGGCTGCCCAAGAACATGCTGGTGGTCAGCAAGAAGGCCTTCGCGGCGCTGGACAAGCCGACGCAGGATGCCTTGCTCAAGGCCGTCGCCGACGCCGAGAAGCGCGGCTGGCAAGTCTCGGAGCAAAAGACCAAGGAGTACCTGGCAACCTTGTCGAAGAACGGCATGACGGTGCAGCCGCCCTCGCCGCAGCTCAAGGCCGACATGCAGAAGGTCGGCCAGACCATGGTGGACGACTGGGCCAAGACCGCGGGCGATGACGGCAAGGCCATCCTGAACGCTTATCGCAAGTAA
- a CDS encoding D-amino acid dehydrogenase: MHVIVIGAGVIGVSSAWYLRQAGFDVTVLERRGAPAQETSFGNAGMIAPGYVTPWAAPGMPGKVLRTLFAREAPVVFRPSADPAMWRWIARWLGECKLERYRANKLRMQRLAFYSRECLHRLRGELEIDYEQSQGYLQLFRAARDLDLAGPAVALLRENNVPHQLVSAQECRRIEPGLAADTPLAGGLHLPEDESGNCPMFVRALHRHAEAAGVAFRFETQVARIRADQGGRLQVELAHASGGSAPAMAADRVLVAAGVDSAPLLQPLGLHVPLYPVKGYSVTLLVRDELQAPLGALMDESHKIAITRLGNRMRVAGTAELGSRRLDLRPAALRTLIKVARDWFPVAGNYQEATQWAGARPMLPDGPPLIGPTAVPGLFLNLGHGSTGWAMSCGSGKIAADQIAASAGAACGPDIDMEGLLPDRYGLGPAR; encoded by the coding sequence ATGCACGTGATCGTCATCGGCGCCGGCGTGATCGGCGTCAGTTCCGCGTGGTACCTGCGCCAGGCCGGTTTCGACGTCACCGTTCTGGAACGGCGCGGCGCGCCCGCGCAGGAGACCAGCTTCGGCAATGCCGGCATGATCGCGCCGGGCTATGTCACGCCGTGGGCGGCGCCGGGCATGCCGGGCAAGGTGTTGCGCACGCTGTTCGCGCGCGAGGCGCCGGTGGTGTTCCGCCCATCGGCGGACCCGGCGATGTGGCGCTGGATCGCGCGCTGGCTGGGCGAATGCAAGCTGGAACGCTATCGCGCCAACAAGCTGCGGATGCAGCGGCTGGCGTTCTACAGCCGCGAGTGCCTGCACCGGCTGCGCGGCGAACTGGAGATCGACTACGAGCAGTCGCAGGGATACCTGCAGTTGTTCCGTGCCGCGCGCGACCTGGACCTGGCCGGCCCCGCCGTGGCGCTGCTGCGCGAGAACAACGTCCCGCACCAGCTGGTCAGCGCGCAGGAATGCCGGCGCATTGAACCGGGCCTGGCCGCCGATACGCCCTTGGCCGGCGGCCTGCACCTGCCCGAGGATGAGTCCGGCAACTGCCCGATGTTCGTGCGCGCTCTGCACCGGCATGCCGAGGCGGCAGGCGTCGCGTTCCGCTTCGAGACACAGGTGGCGCGCATCCGGGCGGACCAGGGCGGCAGGCTCCAGGTCGAACTTGCGCACGCCAGCGGTGGCAGCGCGCCGGCAATGGCCGCGGACCGCGTGCTGGTCGCCGCTGGCGTCGACAGCGCCCCGCTGCTACAGCCGCTGGGCCTGCACGTGCCGCTGTATCCGGTCAAGGGATACTCGGTCACGCTGCTGGTGCGCGACGAACTGCAGGCGCCTCTGGGCGCGCTGATGGACGAGTCGCACAAGATCGCGATCACGCGGCTGGGCAACCGCATGCGCGTCGCCGGCACGGCCGAGCTGGGTTCGCGCCGGCTCGACCTGCGCCCCGCCGCGCTGCGCACGCTGATCAAGGTGGCGCGCGACTGGTTCCCGGTGGCGGGCAATTACCAGGAGGCCACGCAATGGGCCGGCGCGCGCCCGATGCTGCCGGACGGTCCACCGCTGATCGGCCCCACTGCCGTGCCTGGCCTGTTCCTTAACCTCGGCCATGGTTCGACGGGCTGGGCGATGAGCTGCGGATCAGGCAAGATTGCGGCTGACCAGATCGCCGCCAGCGCCGGCGCGGCATGCGGGCCCGACATCGACATGGAGGGCCTGCTGCCGGACCGCTATGGCCTTGGCCCCGCCCGATAG
- a CDS encoding peptidylprolyl isomerase: MKTTVLSFSLAAVLAAGSLPAIAQNAAVVNGKAIPSAKLDKLIAGTGQPDNPELRKRGRDMLIDRELLAQEANKRGLTQRDDVQEQLEQARLNVLAGAVFEDYVKTHGASDAELRKQYDKIKSQFGNGKEYHARHILVEKEADAKAIIAKIKGGAKFEDQAKAASKDPGSAANGGDLDWANSSSYVPEFSAAMTGLKKGQMTDTPVKTQFGWHIIELVDVRDAKIPSFEEVKPQLMQMMMGDQNWQREQFQAMMKSLKDKAKIQ; the protein is encoded by the coding sequence ATGAAGACCACAGTCCTCTCGTTCAGCCTGGCGGCTGTGCTTGCAGCCGGCAGCCTGCCGGCCATCGCCCAGAATGCCGCCGTCGTGAATGGCAAGGCCATTCCGTCGGCAAAGCTGGACAAGTTGATCGCCGGCACCGGCCAGCCCGACAACCCGGAGCTGCGCAAGCGTGGCCGCGACATGCTGATCGACCGCGAACTGCTCGCGCAGGAAGCCAACAAGCGCGGCCTGACCCAGCGCGACGACGTGCAGGAGCAACTGGAGCAGGCACGTTTGAACGTGCTGGCCGGCGCGGTGTTCGAGGACTATGTCAAGACCCACGGCGCCAGCGACGCCGAGCTGCGCAAGCAGTACGACAAGATCAAGTCGCAGTTCGGCAATGGCAAGGAATACCATGCCCGCCATATCCTGGTAGAGAAGGAAGCGGACGCCAAGGCCATCATCGCCAAGATCAAGGGCGGCGCCAAGTTCGAGGACCAGGCCAAGGCCGCGTCCAAGGACCCGGGCTCGGCAGCCAATGGCGGCGACCTGGACTGGGCCAACAGCAGCAGCTACGTGCCGGAGTTCTCGGCCGCCATGACCGGCCTGAAGAAGGGCCAGATGACCGATACGCCGGTCAAGACGCAGTTTGGCTGGCACATCATCGAACTGGTGGACGTGCGCGACGCCAAGATCCCGTCCTTCGAAGAGGTCAAGCCGCAGCTGATGCAGATGATGATGGGCGACCAGAACTGGCAGCGCGAGCAGTTCCAGGCCATGATGAAGTCGCTGAAGGACAAGGCGAAAATCCAGTAA
- the purL gene encoding phosphoribosylformylglycinamidine synthase, protein MAHFSCFPGALALSAFRQQRLLTALRQIDADIESVHGQFLHFVDAQTPLSADEQSRVAALLTYGAPFAEQPEGDRFVVIPRFGTISPWASKATDIAHNCGLTHIHRIERGIEITVICKKGLLRGRKSLDADTRAAVAAHLFDRMTETVVASRDDAAGLFQELPAKPLRFIDISAGRSALAAANVEMGLALSEDEIDYLVDAYAKLERNPTDVELMMFAQANSEHCRHKIFNATWTIDGVQQDKSLFAMIRNTHQLNPQGSIVAYSDNSAVMEGDVAERWFPRGGDHKYGRHEALTHTLMKVETHNHPTAISPFPGASTGAGGEIRDEGATGRGAKPKAGLTGFTVSNLMLPEAVESWENDRDAAQPVAHRNPDDKPGVTGKPDRIASPLQIMIDGPLGGAAFNNEFGRANLGGYFRVYEQNVGGTVRGYHKPIMIAGGIGNIDASHTHKNPLPAGTLLIQLGGPGMRIGMGGGAASSMATGTNTADLDFDSVQRGNPEMERRAQEVINACWQLGDANPILSIHDVGAGGISNAFPELVDGADRGARFDLRQVHLEESGLSPAEIWCNESQERYVLAIAADSFPQFQAMCERERSPFAVVGIATEEKQLQLVDASVDAALKEHYAVNMPMDVLLGKPPRMHRDVKRVEQALPAVDVTGISLEQAVRDVLRHPTVANKSFLISIGDRTVGGMNARDQMVGPWQVPVADVAVTTLDYKGNAGEAMTMGERTPLAVIDAPASGRMAIGEALTNLAAAPVKDLGKVKLSANWMAACGVEGEDAKLYDTVHAVGMELCPALGISIPVGKDSLSMRTKWQDDGVNKEVVAPVSLIISAFAAVDDVNRTLTPQLRTDAGDTVLIAVDLSRGKNRMAGSILAQVMQQVGDSAPDVDNAEDLKNFFNVIQRLNREGKLLAYHDRSDGGFLATLAEMAFAGHCGVSLNVDMLALDPQQEQDYGDAKNWAQQIAERRNDQTLRALFSEELGAVVQVRMQDRDAVFAVLREAGLSACSHVVGKPNTTDQVEIYRDAKKVFGASRTDLQRNWSEVSWRIARLRDNPACADSEYDRLLDAADPGISPVLTFDPAEDIAAPFIAAGARPRVAILREQGVNSQIEMAYSMDRAGFDTHDVHMSDLIAGRANLADFSGFVACGGFSYGDVLGAGEGWAKTILFNAQMAEQFAAFFNRQDTFALGVCNGCQMMSNLAPIIPGAGAWPQFTRNQSEQYEARYVTVEVQSSPSIFFAGMEGSRIPIVVAHGEGFADFSQQGNVGDARVALRFVDNYGAPTQTYPLNPNGSPEGITSVTTVDGRFTVLMPHPERVFRAATMSWAPDAWKQVGDGGSPWMRMFRNARKWVG, encoded by the coding sequence ATGGCGCATTTCTCGTGCTTCCCCGGCGCTTTGGCGCTTTCCGCCTTCCGTCAGCAACGCCTGCTTACCGCCCTGCGGCAAATCGATGCCGATATCGAATCGGTGCACGGCCAGTTCCTGCATTTTGTTGACGCGCAGACGCCGCTGTCGGCCGACGAGCAGTCGCGCGTGGCGGCACTGCTGACCTATGGCGCACCCTTCGCCGAGCAGCCCGAGGGCGACCGTTTCGTCGTGATCCCGCGCTTCGGCACGATCTCGCCGTGGGCCAGCAAGGCCACCGACATCGCCCATAACTGCGGCCTGACGCACATCCACCGCATCGAGCGCGGCATCGAGATCACCGTCATCTGCAAGAAGGGCCTGCTGCGCGGCCGCAAGTCGCTGGACGCGGACACCCGCGCCGCCGTCGCCGCGCACCTGTTCGACCGCATGACCGAGACCGTGGTCGCCTCGCGTGACGATGCGGCCGGCCTGTTCCAGGAACTGCCGGCCAAGCCGCTGCGCTTTATCGACATCTCCGCCGGCCGCAGCGCGCTGGCCGCGGCCAACGTCGAGATGGGCCTGGCGCTGTCCGAGGACGAGATCGACTACCTGGTCGACGCCTACGCCAAGCTGGAGCGCAACCCGACCGACGTCGAGTTGATGATGTTCGCGCAGGCCAACAGCGAACACTGCCGCCACAAGATCTTCAACGCCACCTGGACCATCGACGGCGTGCAGCAGGACAAGTCGCTGTTCGCGATGATCCGCAATACGCACCAGCTCAATCCGCAGGGCTCGATCGTGGCCTATTCGGACAACTCGGCGGTGATGGAAGGCGACGTGGCCGAGCGCTGGTTCCCGCGCGGCGGCGACCACAAGTACGGCCGCCACGAGGCGCTGACGCACACGCTGATGAAGGTGGAGACGCACAACCACCCGACCGCGATCTCGCCGTTCCCCGGTGCCTCGACCGGCGCCGGCGGCGAAATCCGCGACGAAGGCGCGACCGGCCGCGGCGCCAAGCCCAAGGCCGGCCTGACCGGCTTCACGGTGTCCAACCTGATGCTGCCCGAGGCCGTCGAATCGTGGGAAAACGACCGCGACGCCGCCCAGCCGGTGGCGCACCGCAACCCGGACGACAAGCCCGGCGTGACCGGCAAGCCGGACCGCATCGCCTCGCCGCTGCAGATCATGATCGATGGCCCGCTCGGCGGCGCCGCGTTCAACAATGAATTCGGCCGCGCCAACCTGGGCGGCTACTTCCGCGTCTACGAGCAGAACGTCGGCGGCACCGTGCGCGGCTACCACAAGCCGATCATGATCGCGGGCGGCATCGGCAATATCGACGCCTCGCATACGCACAAGAACCCGCTGCCGGCAGGTACGCTGCTGATCCAGCTGGGCGGCCCGGGCATGCGCATCGGCATGGGCGGCGGCGCCGCCAGTTCGATGGCGACCGGCACCAATACCGCCGACCTGGACTTCGACTCGGTCCAGCGCGGCAACCCCGAGATGGAGCGCCGTGCGCAGGAGGTGATCAACGCCTGCTGGCAGCTCGGCGACGCCAACCCGATCCTGTCGATCCATGACGTCGGCGCGGGCGGTATCTCCAATGCTTTCCCCGAACTGGTGGACGGCGCCGACCGCGGCGCGCGCTTCGACCTGCGCCAGGTGCACCTGGAAGAATCCGGCCTGTCGCCGGCGGAAATCTGGTGCAACGAGTCGCAGGAGCGCTACGTGCTGGCGATCGCGGCCGACAGCTTCCCGCAATTCCAGGCCATGTGCGAGCGCGAGCGTTCGCCGTTCGCCGTGGTCGGCATCGCCACCGAGGAAAAGCAGCTGCAACTGGTCGACGCCAGCGTTGATGCCGCGCTCAAGGAGCACTACGCCGTCAACATGCCGATGGACGTGCTGCTGGGCAAGCCGCCGCGCATGCATCGCGACGTCAAGCGCGTCGAGCAGGCGCTGCCGGCCGTCGACGTGACCGGCATCAGCCTGGAGCAGGCCGTGCGCGACGTGCTGCGCCACCCGACCGTGGCCAACAAGTCGTTCCTGATTTCGATTGGCGACCGTACCGTCGGCGGCATGAACGCGCGCGACCAGATGGTTGGGCCGTGGCAGGTGCCGGTGGCCGATGTGGCCGTGACCACGCTCGACTACAAGGGCAACGCCGGCGAAGCGATGACCATGGGCGAGCGCACCCCGCTGGCCGTGATCGACGCGCCGGCTTCGGGCCGCATGGCGATCGGCGAGGCGCTGACCAACCTGGCAGCCGCTCCGGTCAAGGACCTGGGCAAGGTCAAGCTGTCGGCCAACTGGATGGCGGCCTGCGGCGTGGAAGGCGAGGACGCCAAGCTGTATGACACGGTCCACGCCGTCGGCATGGAACTGTGCCCGGCGCTGGGTATCAGCATCCCGGTCGGCAAGGATTCGCTGTCGATGCGCACCAAGTGGCAGGACGACGGCGTCAACAAGGAAGTGGTGGCGCCGGTGTCGCTGATCATCTCGGCCTTCGCTGCGGTGGACGACGTCAACCGTACGCTGACGCCGCAACTGCGCACCGACGCCGGCGACACCGTGCTGATCGCCGTCGACCTGAGCCGCGGCAAGAACCGCATGGCCGGCAGCATCCTGGCGCAGGTCATGCAGCAGGTCGGTGACAGTGCCCCGGACGTGGACAATGCCGAGGACCTGAAGAACTTCTTCAACGTGATCCAGCGCCTGAACCGCGAGGGCAAGCTGCTGGCCTACCACGACCGTTCGGACGGCGGTTTCCTGGCCACGCTGGCCGAGATGGCCTTTGCCGGCCACTGTGGCGTGTCGCTCAACGTTGACATGCTGGCACTCGATCCGCAGCAGGAACAGGACTACGGCGACGCCAAGAACTGGGCCCAGCAGATCGCCGAGCGCCGCAACGACCAGACCCTGCGCGCGCTGTTCTCGGAAGAGCTGGGAGCGGTGGTGCAGGTGCGCATGCAGGACCGCGACGCGGTATTCGCGGTGCTGCGCGAGGCCGGCCTGTCGGCATGCAGTCACGTGGTCGGCAAGCCCAACACCACCGACCAGGTCGAGATCTACCGCGATGCCAAGAAGGTGTTCGGTGCCTCGCGTACGGACCTGCAGCGCAACTGGAGCGAGGTCAGCTGGCGTATCGCGCGCCTGCGTGACAACCCGGCCTGCGCGGACAGCGAATATGACCGCCTGCTGGACGCCGCCGATCCTGGCATCAGCCCGGTGCTGACGTTCGATCCGGCGGAGGACATCGCCGCGCCGTTCATCGCTGCCGGCGCGCGTCCGCGCGTGGCGATCCTGCGGGAGCAGGGCGTCAACTCGCAGATCGAGATGGCGTACAGCATGGATCGTGCGGGGTTCGATACGCATGATGTGCATATGAGCGACCTGATTGCCGGTCGCGCCAACCTGGCGGATTTCAGCGGCTTTGTTGCCTGCGGCGGCTTCAGCTATGGTGACGTGCTGGGCGCGGGCGAGGGCTGGGCCAAGACGATCCTGTTCAATGCGCAGATGGCTGAGCAGTTCGCGGCGTTCTTCAATCGCCAGGACACGTTTGCGCTGGGCGTTTGCAACGGTTGCCAGATGATGAGCAACCTGGCGCCGATCATTCCGGGTGCGGGGGCCTGGCCGCAGTTCACGCGTAATCAGTCGGAGCAGTACGAGGCGCGCTACGTCACGGTGGAAGTGCAGTCGTCACCGTCGATCTTCTTTGCCGGGATGGAAGGCAGCCGCATTCCTATCGTGGTGGCACACGGGGAAGGGTTTGCTGACTTCTCGCAGCAAGGGAATGTCGGGGATGCCAGGGTGGCGCTGCGGTTTGTCGATAACTACGGCGCGCCGACGCAAACCTATCCGCTGAACCCCAATGGCTCGCCCGAAGGCATCACCTCGGTGACCACCGTCGACGGCCGCTTCACCGTGCTGATGCCGCACCCGGAGCGCGTGTTCCGTGCTGCGACGATGAGCTGGGCGCCGGATGCGTGGAAGCAGGTTGGCGATGGTGGCAGCCCGTGGATGCGGATGTTCCGGAATGCGCGGAAGTGGGTGGGGTAA
- a CDS encoding amidase — MPSMLPDLDTLNTRLREGATCRAAILEQAAAAAAGPAAAAVFLHSTFEAAAQVARAADAASGAGKTLPPLAGLPVSVKDLYDVAGEVTRAASVVRQDAAPAAADATVVARLRQAGAAIVGRTNMTEFAFSGVGINPHYGTPVNPASEPGAARIPGGSSSGAAVSVALGLAVAALGSDTGGSIRIPAALCGITGFKPTARRVPLTGAFPLSYTLDTACAMARTVSDCVAIDAVIADQAALPRVTSPSAIRLAIPRRYLLDDLDPVVARAFDRALGRLSAAGVQLEHVDLPELGELAALNAQGGFSAPEAYAIHRHVLAGKRDLYDPRVASRIDRGATVSAADYIDLGRARLDWIARMEARLARFDAVVCPTVPMVAPEIAPLRTDDAQFFRVNALLLRNTSAFNFFDGCSISMPCHAPDELPVGLMLSHGPMRDAELLGTALALERIVQPSSRDD, encoded by the coding sequence ATGCCATCCATGCTTCCCGATCTCGACACCCTGAACACCCGCCTGCGCGAGGGCGCCACGTGCCGCGCAGCGATCCTTGAGCAGGCCGCCGCCGCGGCAGCCGGGCCCGCCGCCGCAGCGGTATTCCTGCACAGCACCTTCGAGGCCGCCGCGCAGGTCGCGCGCGCCGCCGACGCCGCCAGTGGCGCCGGCAAGACGCTGCCCCCGCTGGCCGGCCTGCCGGTCTCGGTGAAAGATCTCTATGACGTGGCGGGCGAAGTCACGCGCGCGGCCTCTGTCGTGCGCCAGGACGCAGCCCCGGCCGCGGCGGACGCAACCGTGGTGGCACGCCTGCGGCAAGCTGGCGCCGCCATTGTCGGCCGCACCAATATGACGGAGTTCGCCTTCTCCGGCGTCGGCATCAACCCCCACTATGGCACGCCGGTCAATCCGGCCAGCGAGCCCGGCGCGGCGCGCATCCCCGGCGGTTCGTCGTCGGGCGCGGCAGTGTCGGTGGCACTGGGGCTGGCGGTCGCGGCGCTCGGCAGCGATACCGGCGGCTCGATCCGCATCCCGGCCGCGCTGTGCGGCATCACCGGCTTCAAGCCCACCGCGCGGCGCGTGCCCCTGACCGGCGCCTTCCCGCTGTCGTACACGCTCGACACCGCCTGCGCCATGGCGCGCACAGTCAGCGACTGCGTGGCGATCGATGCCGTAATCGCCGACCAGGCGGCGCTGCCGCGCGTCACCAGCCCCTCGGCAATCCGGCTGGCGATTCCGCGCCGATACCTGCTGGACGACCTCGACCCCGTCGTCGCCCGCGCCTTCGACCGCGCGCTCGGCCGGCTGTCGGCCGCCGGCGTGCAACTGGAGCATGTCGACCTGCCCGAGCTTGGCGAGCTCGCCGCCCTGAACGCCCAGGGTGGCTTCAGCGCGCCCGAGGCTTATGCCATCCACCGCCATGTGCTGGCCGGCAAGCGCGATCTGTACGACCCGCGCGTGGCATCGCGCATCGACCGCGGCGCAACGGTCAGCGCCGCCGACTATATCGACCTGGGCCGCGCCCGCCTCGACTGGATCGCCCGCATGGAAGCGCGCCTGGCCCGCTTCGACGCCGTGGTGTGTCCGACCGTGCCGATGGTCGCGCCCGAGATCGCGCCGCTGCGCACCGATGACGCGCAGTTCTTCCGCGTCAATGCCCTGCTGTTGCGCAACACCTCGGCCTTCAACTTCTTCGACGGCTGCTCGATCTCGATGCCCTGCCATGCGCCGGACGAGCTGCCGGTCGGGCTGATGCTGTCGCACGGCCCGATGCGCGATGCCGAACTGCTGGGCACAGCGCTTGCGTTGGAACGGATCGTGCAACCGTCTTCGCGCGACGACTGA
- a CDS encoding BolA family protein: MAANPATIEAMLREALAPSHLAVRDDSALHAGHAGAASGGGHYDVTIVSERFAGHSRVARHRMVYDALRSLFPAQIHALAVTAYTDQEYQSRAQARASSSNSQT; the protein is encoded by the coding sequence ATGGCAGCCAATCCCGCCACGATCGAGGCGATGCTGCGTGAAGCGCTCGCCCCCAGCCACCTCGCCGTGCGCGACGACAGCGCATTGCACGCCGGACACGCCGGTGCCGCATCCGGCGGCGGACATTACGACGTGACAATCGTCAGCGAGCGCTTTGCAGGTCACAGCCGGGTTGCGCGACACCGCATGGTGTATGATGCGCTGCGCAGTCTGTTCCCCGCGCAGATCCACGCCTTGGCCGTGACTGCGTACACCGACCAAGAGTACCAATCGCGCGCCCAAGCGCGCGCTTCTTCCAGCAACTCTCAGACCTGA